One genomic segment of Natrialbaceae archaeon AArc-T1-2 includes these proteins:
- a CDS encoding universal stress protein, translating into MYERILIPTDGSEVAENAVTHALDIASQYGAEVHTMYVIDVDAIDVSLGTEQVQRIKEGQFDEMPELQAQAQAAMDTVAERGEDLGVEVTESITAGQPHRQISRYAEDNDVDLVVMGSAGRSGVRRALLGSVAERTLRTTKIPVMVVDIHDEE; encoded by the coding sequence ATGTACGAGAGAATACTCATCCCGACGGACGGAAGCGAAGTCGCAGAGAACGCAGTCACCCACGCGCTCGACATCGCCAGCCAGTACGGGGCCGAGGTACACACGATGTACGTCATCGACGTCGACGCGATCGACGTCAGCCTCGGCACCGAACAGGTCCAGCGCATCAAGGAGGGACAGTTCGACGAGATGCCGGAACTGCAGGCACAAGCACAAGCGGCCATGGACACCGTCGCCGAACGTGGCGAAGACCTCGGCGTCGAGGTTACCGAGTCGATCACCGCGGGCCAACCTCACCGCCAGATCAGCCGCTACGCGGAGGACAACGACGTCGATCTGGTCGTAATGGGATCGGCCGGACGCAGCGGCGTCCGCCGTGCCCTGCTCGGTAGCGTCGCCGAACGGACGCTCCGGACCACGAAGATTCCGGTGATGGTCGTCGACATCCACGACGAAGAGTAG
- a CDS encoding tRNA (cytidine(56)-2'-O)-methyltransferase yields the protein MNETPEVAVLRLGHRPGRDDRMTTHVGLTARALGADRVIFPDNAGGSLETVADITDRFGGPFEVELTDSPRGVVRNWEGQIVHLTMYGERIQDVEAEVRETSRTEPLLVVVGSEKVPFDVYEAADWNVAVTNQPHSEVAGLAVFLDRLFEGEELEREWNDADRRVVPQETGKRVESVEPNSEPTDK from the coding sequence ATGAACGAGACGCCCGAGGTCGCCGTGCTTCGACTCGGCCATCGTCCCGGCCGGGACGATCGCATGACGACCCACGTCGGCCTGACCGCCCGCGCACTCGGGGCGGACCGGGTGATCTTCCCCGACAACGCCGGCGGCTCCCTCGAGACGGTCGCGGACATCACGGACCGGTTCGGCGGCCCCTTCGAGGTCGAACTCACGGACTCGCCTCGGGGAGTCGTCCGGAACTGGGAGGGACAGATCGTCCACCTGACGATGTACGGCGAGCGGATTCAGGACGTCGAAGCCGAGGTCCGCGAGACGAGTCGGACAGAACCGCTTCTCGTCGTCGTCGGCTCCGAGAAGGTTCCGTTCGACGTCTACGAGGCCGCCGACTGGAACGTCGCCGTGACGAACCAGCCCCACTCCGAGGTCGCCGGGCTAGCCGTCTTCCTGGACCGACTGTTCGAGGGCGAGGAACTCGAACGGGAGTGGAACGACGCCGACCGACGGGTGGTACCCCAGGAGACCGGCAAACGGGTCGAGTCGGTCGAGCCGAACTCGGAGCCGACGGACAAGTAG
- a CDS encoding amphi-Trp domain-containing protein encodes MAETTDYDDEISREEASELIEELAHELRGDGPTNVRVGNKRVRLSPGDVLEYHVEVEERSPMFGGNRQSITLSLEWRADEKG; translated from the coding sequence ATGGCCGAAACGACCGACTACGACGACGAGATCTCGAGAGAAGAGGCATCGGAGCTGATAGAAGAACTCGCTCACGAACTCCGCGGGGACGGACCGACGAACGTTCGCGTCGGGAACAAACGCGTGCGGCTGTCGCCGGGAGACGTCCTCGAGTACCACGTCGAGGTCGAAGAACGATCGCCGATGTTCGGCGGGAACCGCCAGTCGATCACCCTCTCCCTCGAGTGGCGTGCCGACGAGAAGGGATGA
- the tfe gene encoding transcription factor E, producing MAFEELLEDPVVQKYLHELVGPKGMPVAAAPPDGEVTDEELAEELDLELNDVRRALFILYENDLASYRRLRDEDSGWLTYLWTFEYDNIPENLEEEMYRLHEALEARQEYERTHEFYLCEICSIRFEFEEAMDFGFECPECGSPLESMDNDRLVNAMEDRIAELESELNV from the coding sequence ATGGCTTTTGAGGAGCTGCTCGAGGATCCGGTCGTCCAGAAGTACTTGCACGAGCTGGTCGGTCCCAAGGGGATGCCCGTCGCGGCAGCACCGCCGGACGGGGAAGTGACCGACGAGGAGCTCGCCGAAGAGCTCGACCTCGAGTTGAACGACGTTCGCCGCGCGCTGTTTATCCTCTACGAGAACGATCTCGCGTCGTACCGCCGACTGCGCGACGAGGATTCGGGGTGGCTGACCTATCTCTGGACGTTCGAGTACGACAACATTCCGGAGAATCTAGAAGAGGAGATGTACCGCCTCCACGAGGCGCTCGAGGCTCGTCAGGAGTACGAGCGAACCCACGAGTTTTACCTCTGTGAGATCTGCTCGATCCGGTTCGAGTTCGAGGAGGCGATGGACTTCGGATTCGAGTGTCCCGAGTGTGGCTCGCCGCTTGAATCGATGGACAACGACAGGCTCGTGAACGCGATGGAAGACCGAATCGCAGAGCTCGAATCCGAGCTCAACGTATAA
- a CDS encoding DUF2110 family protein, with amino-acid sequence MVVLATKVYVDGDARERALDSLRSLVDNAVGDLEVETDVGVRHDQFPSVTIEGDDAVVARNVLREEWGEIVPDLEAGESYVGTLESWDEGGFVLDAGQPVRIPTDEIGLGPGSPSQIRERFGLVQHVPLRFVYGDDDPSRLAEAERDRLYEWTRSENGRLNVNSATRAEVRATLNRAGHARDVVTIERLGLLEQSVITTEDTDPPGLLASVGEYLPAELRCVVP; translated from the coding sequence ATGGTCGTACTCGCGACGAAAGTGTACGTCGACGGCGACGCACGCGAGCGCGCGCTCGATTCGTTACGGTCGCTCGTCGACAACGCCGTCGGCGACCTCGAGGTCGAGACGGACGTCGGGGTTCGCCACGACCAGTTCCCGTCGGTCACGATCGAGGGCGACGACGCCGTGGTCGCGCGCAACGTCCTCCGCGAGGAGTGGGGCGAGATCGTCCCCGATCTCGAGGCCGGCGAGAGCTACGTCGGCACGCTCGAGTCCTGGGACGAGGGCGGGTTCGTCCTCGATGCGGGCCAGCCGGTCCGGATTCCCACAGACGAGATCGGTCTCGGGCCGGGGTCGCCCTCGCAGATCCGCGAACGGTTCGGACTCGTCCAGCACGTTCCATTACGGTTCGTCTACGGCGACGACGACCCCTCGCGACTCGCCGAGGCGGAACGGGACCGACTCTACGAGTGGACCAGAAGCGAGAACGGGCGACTGAACGTAAACAGCGCCACCCGTGCGGAGGTACGGGCCACGCTCAACCGTGCCGGACACGCACGGGACGTGGTGACGATCGAACGGCTCGGTCTGCTCGAGCAAAGCGTCATCACGACCGAGGATACGGACCCGCCGGGGCTGCTCGCAAGCGTCGGGGAGTACCTCCCCGCGGAGCTACGCTGTGTCGTTCCCTAG
- a CDS encoding DUF5803 family protein encodes MNRRLVFAVIAVAALATLAGCAAIFGGISDEDLDREQEYDDLKDRNADVVISIEDVGLVRSGEFRAVYDLNDTDELSLHRSTFYRDRAMDVHSVRYWYPNGTEVTGSELDVDQGRSNTDVRVPDGNGTLAFTGSAGSRTFQLPAFKAGSYEVMLADGYRTSNFLFGAVSPGGYEREVVDDREHLHWEENGGTISLRYYLPRDVTVFTGLVVVVVTLGGAGVAYYYRQVKRLRERREEMGLDVEIDDDDDSGPPPGMR; translated from the coding sequence ATGAATCGACGTCTCGTCTTCGCCGTGATCGCCGTCGCCGCGCTCGCGACGCTCGCCGGCTGTGCGGCGATCTTCGGTGGCATCTCCGACGAGGACCTCGACCGCGAACAGGAGTACGACGACCTCAAAGACCGCAACGCGGACGTCGTCATCTCCATCGAGGACGTCGGGCTGGTCCGCAGCGGCGAGTTCCGTGCGGTGTACGATCTCAACGACACCGACGAGCTCTCGCTCCATCGATCCACGTTCTACCGCGATCGGGCGATGGACGTCCACAGCGTCCGGTACTGGTACCCGAACGGGACGGAGGTGACCGGCTCGGAGCTCGACGTCGATCAGGGACGCTCGAACACCGACGTCCGGGTGCCGGACGGGAACGGCACGCTCGCCTTTACCGGCAGCGCCGGGAGTCGGACGTTCCAGCTGCCGGCGTTCAAAGCGGGGTCGTACGAAGTGATGCTTGCGGACGGCTACCGGACGTCGAACTTCCTGTTCGGGGCCGTCAGTCCGGGCGGCTACGAGCGGGAGGTCGTCGACGACCGGGAACACCTTCACTGGGAAGAAAACGGCGGAACGATCTCGCTGCGGTACTACCTCCCGCGGGACGTGACGGTGTTTACCGGGCTCGTCGTCGTGGTCGTCACCCTCGGCGGAGCTGGCGTCGCCTACTACTACCGACAGGTGAAACGGCTGCGGGAACGACGCGAGGAGATGGGCCTCGACGTCGAGATCGACGACGACGACGACAGCGGACCGCCGCCCGGAATGCGGTAA
- a CDS encoding chemotaxis protein CheW gives MTDTDEQSGPMVLPFELEGERYCVDVDRVRSVLGVDREAVPADATDPWYAGEFTTDGTRVRVVDLGRVVGSGTPARSADPKLVVFTSTDADGSRYGWLVDAVGSPSAVAPSTLEKTVGHSRFVRGRVDLDRQAGRERALWLDAKRINE, from the coding sequence ATGACCGACACCGACGAGCAGTCGGGTCCGATGGTGCTGCCGTTCGAACTCGAGGGAGAACGCTACTGTGTCGACGTCGATCGCGTCAGGTCGGTACTCGGCGTCGACCGCGAGGCCGTCCCGGCCGACGCGACCGACCCCTGGTACGCAGGAGAGTTCACTACCGACGGAACGCGCGTCCGCGTCGTCGATCTCGGGCGGGTGGTCGGCTCCGGGACGCCAGCACGGTCGGCCGATCCGAAACTGGTGGTGTTCACATCGACCGACGCGGACGGCTCGCGGTACGGGTGGCTCGTCGACGCCGTCGGAAGTCCCTCGGCCGTCGCTCCGTCGACGCTCGAGAAGACGGTCGGCCACTCCCGGTTCGTCCGCGGACGGGTCGACCTCGACCGCCAGGCCGGGAGAGAGCGTGCGCTCTGGCTCGATGCGAAACGGATCAACGAGTGA
- a CDS encoding chemotaxis protein CheW, which yields MSPDLSETLQGISIGEPSEERSRDDADDEDLEERERFVVFELGERRLAVSVDDVGTTTAVPSSITRVPRSPDAIEGVTDLRGDVTAVVDPRAHFPTHEPPTADQDLLVFDRPSDRQSAGIRVDDVRGVESVPTSNVLRDGEFDEGDLLEYGLDAESLVDRTAHPLVAGIVLTSERDEPTETETEADGLLEGDDESPGTTFELEIEDEDDEEREDESTNVVYEATMLIDVERMLLAAGHEQE from the coding sequence ATGTCACCGGACCTCTCCGAGACACTCCAGGGGATCAGCATCGGCGAGCCGAGCGAGGAGCGCTCCCGGGACGACGCCGACGACGAGGACCTCGAAGAACGCGAGCGGTTCGTCGTCTTCGAACTCGGGGAACGTCGTCTCGCCGTCTCCGTCGACGACGTCGGAACGACCACGGCCGTCCCGTCGTCGATAACGCGTGTGCCTCGGTCTCCGGACGCGATCGAGGGGGTGACGGATCTGCGCGGTGACGTCACGGCGGTGGTCGATCCCCGGGCGCACTTTCCGACGCACGAACCGCCCACCGCCGACCAGGATTTGCTCGTCTTCGATCGACCGAGCGATCGACAGTCGGCCGGCATCCGTGTCGACGACGTCCGCGGCGTCGAGAGCGTTCCGACGTCGAACGTCCTCCGGGACGGGGAGTTCGACGAGGGCGACCTCCTCGAGTACGGACTCGACGCCGAGTCGCTCGTCGACAGGACCGCCCATCCGCTCGTCGCCGGGATCGTCCTCACGAGCGAACGCGACGAACCGACCGAGACCGAAACTGAAGCCGATGGACTGCTCGAGGGCGACGACGAGAGCCCAGGGACGACCTTCGAACTCGAGATCGAGGACGAGGACGACGAGGAACGCGAGGACGAGTCGACGAACGTCGTCTACGAGGCGACGATGCTGATCGACGTCGAGCGGATGTTACTCGCCGCTGGTCACGAACAGGAGTAA
- a CDS encoding response regulator — translation MSTGVLIVDDSHFMRNLLGQILQQDYHIVGEAENGAKAVKMYKEHDPDVVMMDIVMPKANGIKATAAIKKIDPDAKVIMCTSVGQREKMKLAVKAGADGYVTKPFEEESVRKALTDVVESEPSAV, via the coding sequence ATGTCGACAGGGGTGCTCATCGTAGACGACTCTCATTTTATGCGTAATTTACTGGGCCAGATCTTACAGCAGGATTACCACATCGTCGGAGAAGCCGAAAACGGCGCGAAGGCGGTCAAGATGTACAAAGAACACGACCCCGACGTCGTGATGATGGACATCGTGATGCCGAAAGCGAACGGGATCAAAGCGACCGCGGCGATCAAAAAGATCGATCCCGACGCGAAGGTTATTATGTGCACGAGCGTCGGTCAGCGAGAGAAGATGAAACTCGCCGTCAAGGCAGGTGCCGACGGCTACGTGACGAAACCGTTCGAGGAAGAGAGCGTCCGGAAAGCCCTGACAGACGTCGTGGAATCGGAACCGTCGGCTGTATGA
- the cheB gene encoding chemotaxis-specific protein-glutamate methyltransferase CheB, whose amino-acid sequence MTSVLVVDDSRFMRTVVGNALERAGYEVSLASNGLEAVDRVRTDRPDVVTMDVEMPELGGIEAVERIMSTYPTPILMLSAYTDDGADATLDALERGAADFLPKPDGSSRTVVDLTAEVTEKVDELAATDVSSLALARAAAAIESIELGSNGRDLEAAAGPTAAVDAGSVPASASASGSDAIDTGDGTAVDSSDAGEEVVGDDPLVVVGASTGGPKIVEQLLATLPRELGAKLLVVQHMPPAFTGRLADRLDRISEYRVREARDGDRIGPGDALVAPGGYHLEVVDGTGGRVQVGLDESEPRHGVKPAIDVTMETAATRAGDPLVGVVLTGMGRDGAAGIEAIKAAGGRTIAQDEQTSPVFGIPCQAIETGCVDDVVPAGAIADSIVSACGENHE is encoded by the coding sequence ATGACCAGCGTACTCGTTGTCGACGACTCGCGGTTCATGCGAACAGTCGTCGGCAACGCACTCGAGCGAGCGGGCTATGAGGTCTCGCTGGCTTCGAACGGACTCGAGGCCGTCGACCGCGTCAGGACGGATCGCCCAGACGTCGTGACGATGGACGTGGAAATGCCGGAACTCGGCGGGATCGAGGCTGTCGAGCGGATCATGTCGACGTATCCGACGCCGATTCTGATGCTTAGTGCGTACACGGACGACGGTGCCGACGCGACCCTCGACGCGCTCGAACGCGGTGCCGCCGACTTCCTGCCGAAACCCGACGGCTCCTCGCGGACAGTCGTCGATCTCACGGCGGAGGTGACGGAGAAAGTCGACGAGCTCGCAGCGACGGACGTCTCCTCGCTCGCACTCGCCCGTGCCGCCGCTGCGATCGAGTCGATAGAGTTGGGGTCGAACGGACGCGATCTCGAGGCCGCCGCCGGGCCGACAGCCGCGGTCGACGCTGGGTCCGTGCCCGCGTCCGCGTCTGCGTCCGGATCCGACGCGATCGACACCGGTGACGGAACGGCAGTCGACTCGAGCGACGCAGGCGAGGAGGTCGTCGGCGACGACCCGCTCGTCGTCGTCGGTGCGTCGACTGGCGGACCGAAGATCGTCGAACAGCTACTCGCCACGTTACCCCGCGAACTCGGCGCGAAACTGCTCGTCGTCCAGCACATGCCGCCGGCGTTTACCGGACGGCTCGCCGACAGACTCGACCGGATCAGCGAGTACCGCGTTCGCGAGGCTCGCGACGGCGACCGAATCGGTCCCGGAGACGCGCTGGTCGCTCCCGGTGGCTACCACCTCGAGGTGGTAGACGGTACCGGCGGTCGCGTGCAGGTCGGCCTCGACGAGAGCGAGCCGCGACACGGCGTCAAACCCGCGATCGACGTTACGATGGAGACGGCGGCTACACGGGCCGGCGATCCCCTCGTCGGCGTCGTCCTGACGGGCATGGGACGCGACGGCGCGGCCGGGATTGAGGCGATCAAAGCCGCCGGCGGCCGGACGATCGCACAGGACGAACAAACGAGTCCGGTCTTTGGCATCCCCTGTCAGGCGATCGAAACGGGCTGTGTCGACGACGTCGTTCCAGCCGGCGCCATCGCCGACAGTATCGTCAGTGCATGCGGTGAGAACCATGAGTGA
- a CDS encoding ATP-binding protein, with product MSEYVSEFVEESQEQITELNNRLLELERSPENEESMDAIFRIAHTLKGNCGAMGLARASELAHAIEDLLDAVRAGTVEVSPELMDAIFDGVDELEAMVDEVASDGEVRTDPTPTIETLRATLDDEEFSTPGDEAIDAVLEGVDPPAETHRAYFVRLAVDETDGRSGTLVVAALVDAFDLLATDPPREEIEAGEYGDGFDAVFGTPVSEDAIAAALDPVDVVVEFEIVDVTDRFDAFDGDASNEDAGELSTTDAAEMDVDELLDEFDEFDDLDRMVEDVEDVSAFEDMGDAGSFDDLLADEDEIDPGLEPGVPSVDGPVEGEVDDDRAETVGDDAPATAVDETDDPAVADEVDGDANAVFNELKDEVEQVEFDELQAELDDLEFDEYDEEEVGMDELLDDDVDGGTSLAEGSDGDEIDEVPGETESSAVEAEPSADDETGPLPDETADEVFAEMASSADDERVDETVTIEPSADEHAGTASEPESESDDESTDVTFQFGDVESADEHSGEELEPASESDALEASADADWETIETDDDDDRVDADDAPAAGDDDAETNAFVDDGLEPSTDAGWDVDSADDEFDVGSGFDETTVADTSDYEESSAVSDPSLETDASTIDDADDTDDVGEFDPPAASAGGFTEPEAGDDAFDVDVDLDDGGFDDTLETAAEPDAGTDETTPETEIETETPESLDESASTDVEPPEAPDISLPDVEETSTADDERDRTATQQSVRVDADQVDSLLTLVEGLVTSRVRLRHAIESDAGPKTVERELDDLEDITTELQETVMDIRLVPLQSVTNRLPRVVRDVARERDKEVSLEVSGETVELDRSILGRLDDPLIHVVRNAVDHGIEPPDEREAAGKPREGTVELRADRSRDRVTIEIEDDGSGLDPDRLRDEAVDAGVVSETEATELTDEEAHELIFHPGLSTAEEVTDVSGRGVGMDVVKRTIDELDGAVSVESEPGDGTTFTLTLPVTVAITDVLFVESGDETFGIPSKAIEDVETTTALEIDDGRLRRGDDEELPIVDLATALDTPEPGADDGMIVRAREEVRPVAIRCDEIGGQQEVVVKPFEGFMADIPGLSGATVRGRGEVVNILDVKTL from the coding sequence ATGAGTGAGTACGTCAGCGAGTTCGTAGAGGAGAGTCAAGAACAAATCACGGAGCTGAACAACCGGCTGCTCGAGCTCGAACGCTCCCCGGAGAACGAGGAGTCGATGGACGCCATCTTCCGGATCGCTCACACGCTCAAGGGCAACTGCGGTGCGATGGGGCTTGCCCGGGCGAGCGAGCTCGCACACGCGATCGAAGACCTCCTCGATGCGGTCCGGGCCGGCACCGTCGAGGTGTCACCCGAACTCATGGACGCCATCTTCGACGGCGTCGACGAACTCGAGGCGATGGTCGACGAGGTCGCGTCCGACGGGGAGGTCCGGACCGATCCGACGCCGACGATCGAGACGCTCCGGGCGACCCTCGACGACGAGGAGTTCTCGACGCCGGGCGACGAGGCGATCGACGCCGTCCTCGAGGGGGTCGATCCGCCGGCCGAAACCCACAGGGCCTACTTCGTGCGGCTCGCGGTCGACGAGACGGACGGTCGAAGCGGCACGCTCGTCGTCGCGGCGCTGGTCGACGCTTTCGACCTGCTCGCAACCGATCCCCCTCGAGAAGAGATCGAGGCAGGCGAGTACGGCGACGGCTTCGACGCCGTCTTCGGAACACCCGTGAGCGAAGATGCGATCGCCGCCGCGCTCGATCCAGTCGACGTCGTCGTCGAGTTCGAGATCGTCGACGTCACCGACCGGTTCGACGCGTTCGACGGTGACGCCAGCAACGAAGACGCCGGCGAGCTCTCGACGACTGACGCGGCCGAGATGGACGTCGACGAGTTACTCGACGAGTTCGACGAGTTCGACGACCTCGATCGGATGGTCGAGGACGTCGAGGACGTAAGCGCCTTCGAGGACATGGGCGACGCGGGCTCGTTCGACGACCTCCTCGCGGACGAAGACGAGATCGATCCCGGTCTCGAGCCGGGCGTCCCCAGCGTGGACGGTCCCGTCGAGGGCGAGGTGGACGACGATAGAGCCGAGACGGTCGGCGACGACGCCCCCGCTACCGCCGTCGACGAAACAGACGACCCAGCCGTAGCCGACGAGGTCGACGGCGATGCAAACGCCGTCTTCAACGAACTCAAAGACGAGGTCGAGCAGGTCGAGTTCGACGAACTGCAAGCGGAGCTCGACGACCTCGAGTTCGACGAGTACGACGAGGAGGAAGTCGGCATGGACGAGTTACTCGATGACGACGTCGACGGCGGGACATCCCTCGCGGAGGGGTCCGACGGCGACGAAATCGACGAGGTCCCCGGCGAAACGGAGTCGTCGGCTGTCGAGGCGGAACCGTCAGCAGACGACGAGACGGGGCCGTTGCCCGACGAGACGGCGGACGAAGTGTTCGCTGAGATGGCGTCGTCGGCGGACGACGAGCGAGTGGACGAAACGGTCACGATAGAGCCGTCGGCGGACGAACACGCCGGTACGGCGTCGGAGCCGGAATCGGAGAGCGACGACGAATCGACGGACGTGACGTTCCAGTTCGGCGACGTCGAATCGGCCGACGAGCACTCAGGCGAGGAGCTAGAACCGGCGTCGGAGTCGGACGCACTCGAGGCGTCGGCGGACGCCGATTGGGAGACCATCGAGACCGACGATGACGACGATCGCGTCGACGCCGACGACGCGCCGGCCGCTGGCGACGACGATGCGGAGACGAACGCGTTCGTCGACGACGGACTCGAGCCATCGACGGACGCCGGTTGGGACGTCGACTCGGCCGACGACGAGTTCGACGTCGGCTCCGGGTTCGACGAGACGACGGTCGCCGATACGTCCGACTACGAGGAGTCGTCTGCAGTTTCGGATCCGTCTCTCGAGACGGACGCGTCGACGATCGACGACGCCGACGACACCGACGACGTCGGCGAATTCGATCCACCAGCTGCCAGCGCCGGCGGCTTCACGGAGCCGGAAGCCGGCGACGACGCGTTCGACGTCGACGTCGACCTCGACGACGGCGGTTTCGACGACACACTCGAGACGGCGGCCGAGCCGGATGCGGGAACCGACGAGACGACGCCGGAGACGGAGATAGAGACAGAGACGCCGGAATCGCTCGACGAGTCGGCGTCGACGGACGTCGAGCCGCCGGAGGCCCCCGACATCTCCCTCCCCGACGTCGAGGAGACGTCGACGGCCGACGACGAGCGCGACCGGACCGCGACACAGCAGTCCGTTCGCGTCGACGCCGACCAGGTCGACTCCCTGCTCACCCTCGTCGAGGGACTGGTTACGAGCCGCGTCCGGCTGCGACACGCGATCGAGTCCGACGCGGGTCCGAAGACGGTAGAGCGGGAGCTCGACGACCTCGAGGACATCACGACGGAACTCCAGGAGACGGTGATGGACATTCGACTCGTCCCCCTCCAGTCCGTCACGAACAGACTGCCACGTGTCGTCCGCGACGTCGCCAGAGAACGGGACAAGGAGGTCTCTCTCGAGGTGTCGGGTGAGACGGTCGAACTCGACCGGAGCATCCTCGGTCGGCTCGACGATCCGTTGATCCACGTGGTCCGAAACGCCGTCGACCACGGGATCGAACCGCCGGACGAGCGCGAGGCGGCGGGCAAACCCCGTGAGGGAACCGTCGAGCTTCGGGCCGACCGATCGCGCGATCGGGTGACGATCGAGATCGAAGACGACGGCAGCGGGCTCGACCCCGACCGGCTCCGGGACGAGGCCGTCGACGCCGGCGTCGTAAGCGAGACGGAAGCTACGGAGCTGACCGACGAGGAGGCCCACGAGCTGATCTTCCACCCCGGGCTGTCGACGGCCGAGGAGGTCACCGACGTCAGCGGCCGCGGCGTCGGGATGGACGTCGTCAAACGAACGATCGACGAACTCGACGGCGCCGTCTCGGTCGAGAGCGAACCCGGCGACGGAACGACGTTCACGCTGACACTCCCCGTGACGGTGGCGATTACGGACGTCCTGTTCGTCGAAAGCGGCGACGAGACGTTCGGCATCCCCTCGAAGGCGATCGAAGACGTCGAGACGACGACCGCACTCGAGATCGACGACGGGCGGTTACGTCGAGGAGACGACGAGGAGCTCCCGATCGTCGACCTCGCGACGGCGCTTGATACCCCCGAACCCGGAGCGGACGACGGAATGATCGTCCGCGCTCGAGAGGAGGTCCGGCCCGTCGCGATCCGCTGTGACGAGATCGGCGGTCAGCAGGAGGTCGTGGTCAAACCGTTCGAAGGGTTCATGGCCGACATTCCGGGGCTAAGCGGTGCGACCGTCCGGGGTCGTGGCGAAGTGGTTAACATTCTGGACGTGAAGACACTATGA